In Fibrobacter sp. UWH6, a single genomic region encodes these proteins:
- the uvrB gene encoding excinuclease ABC subunit UvrB, with amino-acid sequence MARARKTITPDPYAKPIAKVLSPEQSLPGRLRQFQAPTRANFELVSQYGAAGDQPKAIEQITEGFKQGDQFQTLLGVTGSGKTFTMANVIKNVGKPTLILTHNKTLAAQLYQEFKAFFPKNAVEYFVSYYDYFQPEAYIPHTDTFIEKDASINDEIDKLRLRATANLLTRRDVIIIASVSCIYGLGSPAEYFDLMVRVKKGDIKDRDDLLHELVRIQYTRNDFSLERGTFRCHGDVIEIHPSYDEDGMRIELFGDEVDRLVRFNIITGEVIQELEEMTIAPAKHFVTKEEGRAGILQRMQLQLTDRLAELDKEGKVLESARLSSRTRYDMEMIRETGMCSGIENYSALIENRGPGTRPFTLIDYFGDDWLLMVDESHVSIPQVGGMAEGDKSRKTTLVNYGFRLPCALDNRPMNFKEFEYMYPKQVLFVSATPGEYELEKTGGVVAEQINRPTGLLDPKIEMFPIQGQMDVLLYRIDEVVKKGDRVLVTTLTKKMAQDLTDYFVEAGIRAKYLHSDIKTLERHDLIKGLRTGEFDVLVGINLLREGLDLPEVSMVAILDADKEGFLRNYRSLIQTMGRASRNVNGTVLLFADNMTDSLQKAVDETIRRRTLQEEFNKEHGITPKSVSRKLEGDLVINDPLMDLWRGDKTPKAAEDPDFDADYGFADNDENGDAPLFKGAPMGKPKKSSNLKAKPPHTSKRSDLSIEELEKQMKAAAAKLDFEEAARLRDLIRDLGK; translated from the coding sequence ATGGCTAGAGCGCGCAAGACAATTACCCCGGATCCGTATGCAAAACCGATAGCAAAGGTTCTCTCCCCCGAGCAGAGCCTTCCGGGCAGATTGCGTCAGTTCCAGGCGCCGACCCGCGCCAACTTCGAACTGGTAAGCCAGTATGGCGCCGCCGGCGACCAGCCCAAGGCCATCGAGCAGATTACCGAGGGTTTCAAGCAGGGCGATCAATTCCAGACGCTCCTTGGCGTAACCGGTTCCGGTAAGACGTTTACCATGGCCAACGTCATCAAGAATGTAGGCAAGCCTACCCTCATCCTCACCCACAACAAGACCTTGGCCGCCCAACTCTACCAGGAATTCAAGGCTTTCTTCCCCAAGAATGCGGTGGAATATTTTGTCAGCTATTACGACTATTTCCAGCCCGAAGCCTACATTCCCCACACCGATACCTTTATCGAAAAAGACGCCAGCATCAACGACGAAATCGACAAGCTGCGTCTGCGTGCAACGGCTAACCTGCTGACCCGTCGAGATGTCATCATCATCGCATCCGTCAGCTGCATTTACGGCTTGGGCAGCCCCGCCGAATATTTCGACCTGATGGTCCGCGTGAAAAAAGGCGACATCAAGGATCGCGACGACTTGCTTCATGAACTGGTCCGCATCCAGTACACCCGTAACGACTTCAGCCTGGAACGTGGCACCTTCCGCTGCCATGGCGACGTCATCGAAATCCACCCCAGCTACGACGAAGACGGCATGCGCATCGAGCTGTTCGGCGACGAGGTGGATCGTCTGGTGCGCTTCAACATCATTACCGGCGAGGTCATCCAGGAGCTGGAAGAAATGACCATCGCCCCGGCAAAGCACTTCGTCACGAAGGAAGAAGGCCGAGCCGGGATCCTGCAGCGCATGCAGTTGCAATTGACGGACCGCCTTGCGGAACTGGACAAGGAAGGTAAGGTCCTGGAATCCGCCCGACTGAGTAGCAGAACCCGCTACGACATGGAAATGATCCGCGAGACCGGCATGTGCTCCGGCATTGAGAACTATTCCGCCCTTATCGAAAACCGCGGCCCCGGCACCCGCCCCTTTACCCTCATCGACTACTTCGGCGATGACTGGCTTTTGATGGTAGATGAATCCCATGTGAGCATTCCCCAGGTGGGCGGCATGGCCGAAGGGGACAAGAGCCGAAAGACGACGCTGGTAAATTACGGTTTCCGTCTGCCTTGCGCCCTGGACAACCGCCCCATGAACTTCAAGGAGTTCGAATATATGTACCCCAAGCAGGTGCTGTTCGTCAGCGCCACCCCGGGGGAATACGAACTTGAAAAGACTGGTGGCGTAGTGGCCGAGCAGATTAACCGCCCCACCGGCCTATTGGATCCGAAGATCGAGATGTTCCCCATCCAGGGCCAGATGGACGTTCTGCTTTACCGTATTGACGAAGTGGTGAAGAAGGGAGACCGCGTACTGGTTACAACGCTGACCAAGAAGATGGCCCAGGACCTTACGGACTATTTTGTAGAAGCAGGCATCCGCGCCAAGTACCTCCACAGTGACATCAAGACCCTGGAACGTCACGACTTGATCAAGGGGCTGCGAACCGGTGAGTTCGACGTGCTGGTGGGAATCAACCTTCTGCGTGAAGGTCTGGACCTTCCGGAAGTCAGTATGGTGGCCATTCTGGACGCCGACAAGGAAGGTTTCCTCCGCAACTACCGCAGCCTGATCCAGACCATGGGCCGCGCCAGCCGTAACGTAAACGGAACCGTATTGCTGTTCGCCGACAACATGACCGACAGTTTGCAGAAGGCCGTCGACGAAACCATCCGACGCCGCACCCTGCAAGAGGAATTCAACAAGGAACACGGTATTACGCCAAAGTCCGTCAGCCGCAAGCTGGAAGGGGACCTGGTCATCAACGATCCGCTGATGGACCTGTGGCGCGGCGACAAGACTCCCAAGGCAGCCGAGGACCCGGATTTCGACGCAGATTACGGTTTCGCCGACAACGACGAAAATGGGGATGCCCCCCTGTTCAAGGGCGCCCCCATGGGCAAACCCAAAAAATCCTCGAACCTGAAAGCAAAGCCACCTCACACCTCAAAGCGAAGCGACCTGTCAATCGAGGAGCTGGAAAAGCAGATGAAGGCCGCCGCGGCCAAGCTGGATTTCGAGGAGGCAGCCCGTCTCCGCGACCTGATCCGCGACCTGGGAAAGTGA